From the genome of bacterium:
TCCAGCTTTTGCCGCCGTCTTCGGTTTTATAAACGCCGTCGCCGAAGATAACATTGGTCTGGTTATTACTTTCACCGGTACCGGCCCAGACTACATTAGTATTCGAAGGGTCGATCGCCACGCACGCCATCGAATATGATTTTTGATCGTCAAAAACAGGCGAAAAAGTGACTCCGCCGTTCGATGTCTTCCACAAAGAACCGTGACCCGACGCGACGTAGTATTCGCTGTGATCGTTGGGATTAACCGCAATATCGACCACGCGGCCTCCCGTGAAGCCCGGCCCGATACTGCGAAAACTCAAACCGGATAATGAAAGGCTTTTAAGGGAATCGTTTTTTTGTGCAACCGCTGAACACGCCAGCAATGCTGCCAATAAACCGTAAATGATCAGACGTCTCCTCTCCATGGTAATGATCCTTTCTTTGCAAAGTAGAAGATGATTCATATTTGAAATGGCGTGGAATTTTATCCAAGCAGAATTTTCTGCAGAATGGCAAAGCTTGTAACGATAGTTATAGTAAAAGGTTGCACCAATCTTTTATTTATCCTCAGGTTCGTCTTTCATAAGGTCAGGATATAATATTTTGATACAATCCGGGCAGATCGTGTGCGTCATCTTGACATCAATGTGATGTGAAATGTATTCTTCCACTTGTTTCCAATAGCCGTTGTCGTCGCGAATTTTTTTGCAGCTCGCGCAAATGGGAAGAAATGCTTCGATCGTTATCAGTTCTTTTTCCAGCCATTGAGCGTGAATGGATACAAGCCCTGCGTATGTGAGAATGCTGGCTGCATTGAACGTCATGACCGTCGCACTTTGAATAATGCTGGATTGCATAAAGTCTTCGATCGACGGTTCAAATGTAAACGTCAATATAACCCGTACAACATCCCAAATGCCCAGTGTCACAAAAACAGTGATCAAAAGCCCGGTTTTCCCCAGAACAAGAGGCTTGATATGTTTAAATGTGTACCAAGCAAGGCGAAAACAATAAAACGAGACGGCGCCTGAGATGACGGCGATCCGCATATTCAGATTCAGATCATAAAAAGTGAAATAAACGAACGCGGCGGCAATCAGTACGGATGTTAAGCCGTACAATAGAAAAGCAGGCCGTTCACCGGCAAAACGTTTAAGACCCATATCGACGAGAGCAAACGATCCAATGAAACACACATTGCCCACGACGATCGAAATACTATCGTGCCAAACTCCGCGGAAACTGATAGCCGTCATGCCCAGAAACAGAGAAAACGCCGACCAAATCCACTCGTTCAAACCGGGATGTTTCTTACCGCGAGTAAAGGTACTCAACAGCCATAAGAAAAGCATGAAAGCATTGAGCGCGGCGACAAATGAGACAGTTCTAACGTCGAAATACATTGGAGTAATGGTTCAGGGAAAGGGTCACTTATAGTAAGTGATTAAATTTACCGATGTTTTAAAATGAAAGAAAGAGTTATTTTTGAGAGAGTTCAGTTGAAGGTAGTGCATCTTTAATTCCGTCTAATGCAAGACGCCATTTGCGCATACCATAAAGACAGATAATCAAAAACGTAAAATATAATCCGGAAGTCACGTAAAGTTCTTTCACGGAATACACAACGATGGCCACGACGTCAACGGCAATCCAAAAATACCAATTTTCGATTTTCTTTTTCGCCATCAGCCATTGTCCGATCAGGCTCATGGCGATGATGAAGGCGTCGGGATACGGCAAAGCCGCGTCGGTGTACGTATGCATGACCGTGCCCCAAATGCCTGCAGCGATGATGCCGATGATGATCCAATTCACGAGCATCGGCATGGACAAACGCGTGACGACCGCCTGATGATGGTTATTGCCGTGAAGCCAGTAGTACCATCCGTACACTTGCAGGATGACGTAAATAATGTGGAGGATCACATCGGAGTATAATTTGGCTTCGTAGAAAACGATGATATACAAAGAAACCTGGATGAGCCCTGCCGGCCAGCAATAAATGCTTTGGCGTGTCGTCAGATAGACGCAGATAAATCCAAAAATAGCGGCTGTGAGTTCGATAGGGTCCATGATGATAAATGTTTTTTTTGGCTGTCACTTCGAGCTCGTCGAGAAGTGAACTAACGAATTTCAGTAATACTGTACCAGTTCTCGACAGGCTCGAACTGACATGTGAGAATTTTACGTTGTCACTTCAAGGCTGAGTCGATTCTAAAATTTGATTTTCATTTTCTTCATCGTTTGAGCGAGTTTTTCGGGAATGGGGCGGCACGAACAATTTTTTTGGTGAGCCAGATGCCATTCCACACGTTGCTGCAGTGTAGCGTTTTTCGGCATGCGGTTTTTCTGATGCCATTCGGCGTTGATTTTCATTGTGATTCCTCCGATATGAACGCAATCATTCTATGAAATCCCGATGGATCAAACAAGGTAATTTTTATCACTCATACAAAGTTCGGATTTTTAAATTGCACTTCATTTGGCAATGCTTTAAACTTAGCAGCATTCCACGCAATTAATACACAAGGATTGAGTATATGAAAACACTAATCGTTTGGTTGACTCTAATCGTTGTTTTTTCATTGAACGCACAGGTTTCGCAAATCCGCCCCGTTCATACCTATTCAATTGTCGCTCGGGACACGGTAACCGGCGAAATGGGCGTTGCCGTCCAGTCGCATTGGTTTTCAGTGGGCACGACGGTGACGTGGGCGGAGGCGGGCGTTGGCGCGGTAGCTACGCAATCATTCGTCGATCCGGCGTACGGACCACTGGGATTAGCGCTCATGCGGGCGGGTAAAACCGCTAAACAGGCTTTGGAATCGATTCTTGCCACCGATCCCGGAAAAGATGTCCGGCAGGTCGCAATGATCGACGCCAAAGGGAACGTTGCCACGCATACAGGCT
Proteins encoded in this window:
- the pnuC gene encoding nicotinamide riboside transporter PnuC; the encoded protein is MDPIELTAAIFGFICVYLTTRQSIYCWPAGLIQVSLYIIVFYEAKLYSDVILHIIYVILQVYGWYYWLHGNNHHQAVVTRLSMPMLVNWIIIGIIAAGIWGTVMHTYTDAALPYPDAFIIAMSLIGQWLMAKKKIENWYFWIAVDVVAIVVYSVKELYVTSGLYFTFLIICLYGMRKWRLALDGIKDALPSTELSQK